The Clostridiales bacterium FE2011 sequence GGCTCAATATTTCATACTGCCGAAGGCAGTATTTCATTTTCAACCGGACTTCTTCACAGACTATCGATATACTTGCAGGCTGCCAGCGCTGCTGTCGCACCGTCCGCCGCCGCGGTAGTCAGCTGACGTACCGTCTTGCTGCGGCAGTCACCCGCCACAAAGACGCCGGGGGTCTTTGTCTCGCAGCGCTCATCGCTGTCAAAGTATCCCCACTTGTTCAGATCCGCCAGATGCGCGAAAGCATCGTTTTCCGGAATCAGGCCGATGGCAACAAACAGGCCGTCACAGGCAACCTGCCGTTCTTCCCCGCCGTCCTGCGGCTTCACGGTCACGCTCCGGAGAATGCCCTCCTCCGTGTTCAGGCCTGTGATCTTCACGCCGGTGTATTTTTCCACATTCGGACGGCTGAACAGGATCTCCTGCAGCTTCTTTTCACCGGTGAAATCCGGCAGGTCCTGCAGCATGATCACCTTTTCACACTTGCCGGACAGCAGGATCGCCTCCTGCAGGGCGGAGTTTCCGCCGCCGGCCACGCATACGGTTTTTCCGGTATAGAAATCCCCGTCGCACACGGCGCAGAAGCTGATGCCCTCGCCCACCAGCTCGTTTTCACCCGGCAGGCCCAGCATCCGGTGCTTCACGCCCGCCGCCACAATAACAGCCTTTGCGTCCCGCTCCAGGCCGTCGTCTGTAAATACCCGCTTATAGTCCCCGTGATCTTCGATCCGGACAACCTCCGCCAGGTCCACTTCCGCGCCCTGGTTCATGATCTGGTCCAGCAGCGCCTCGGCGTATTCATTGCCGCTCATCTGGGCGGTACCCGGCCAGTTTTCCACCTTGGGGCTGTAGGTAATCTGTCCGCCGAAACCGTGCTTTTCCAGCACCAGTGCGTTCTTTCCGTTCCGCTGCGCGTACAGCGCGGCTGTCATGCCCGCGGGGCCTCCGCCGATCACGATGATATCCGTCATTTTTCACCCATCCTTTGAAAAAGGGACGCGCCGCGTCCCTTTTTCTCATTTTGTAATCCTATCGGAGTGGAACGAAAACCATAATCCGGTTTCCGACTTCCTACCTCCTACTTCCTACCTCATGCCTCTTATTATCCGACCTGTTTTGCCGTCAGCATACCCTTGATTTCGGATACACCCTTGTACTTGGTGTATTCATCGGGATTCTGGCCGAGCACCACCAGCGTGGGCGCCTGCTTCACACCGTACTGGTTGGTCAGTTCGGGATTGTCCGTCGCCAGCACCTTCTTGAACAGGAAGCCGGCCTTCTCCAGCATACTGATTGCCAGCTTGCAGTTGGGGCAGGTGGCACTGACAAACAGGATCGCGCGGGCACAGTTGCAGCCCTTGTTTTCCTTCTCAGGCTGGGCAGCGGGCTCTTCCTTCACGGGTTCGGCAGCCGGTGCGGTGGCCATCACAGGGCCGGTATGGGTCAGGCGGCTGTGACCGATGTCATAAACCTTGCGGTCTTTGAATTCCTGGGCCTTGCCGTCGTTCCAGTTCTGCACAGGACGATAGTAACCGGTGATCCGGCTGTAAACCTCGGTCTTCTGTCCGCAGTGGGGGCAGGTGTACTGCTCGCCGCTCAGATAGCCGTGGTCCTTGCAGACGGAGTAGGTGGGGCTCATCGTGTAGTAGGGCAGCTTATAGTTTTCCGCGATCTTGCGGACCAGGTTTGCGGCTGCCTTCCAGTCCGGCAGCTTCTCACCCAGGAAGGCGTGGAAGACAGTACCGGAGGTGTACAGGGTCTGCAGCTCATCCTGCACGTCCAGTGCGGAGAAGATGTCCTCGCTGTAGCCTACGGGCAGGTGGCTGGAGTTGGTATAGTAGGGCGTACCGTTCATGTTCGCGGTGATGATGTCCGGATACTGCTCCTTGTCATGCTTCGCGAAACGGTAGGTGGTGGATTCGGCCGGGGTCGCTTCCAGGTTGTACAGATCGCCGTACTGTTCCTGGTAGTCGCTCAGGCGCTCCCGCATATGGTTCAGCACGTCCTGGGCAAACTTCTGCGCTTCAGGATGGGTCAGGTCCTTCTTCAGCCAGTTGGCGTTCAGGGCCGCTTCATTCATACCCACCAGGCCGATGGTGCTGAAGTGGTTGCTGAAGGTGCCCAGGTAGCGCTTGGTGTAGGGATACAGGCCGCCGTCCAGCAGCTTGGTGATCACCGTACGCTTGGTCTTCAGGCTGCGGGCCGCAACGTCCATCAGGTGATCCAGCTTGGCGTAGAATTCCTTCTCGTCAGCGGCTTCATAGGCCAGGCGGGGCATATTGATGGTCACAACGCCGATGGAACCGGTGGATTCGCCGCTGCCGAAGAAACCGCCGCTCTTCTTGCGCAGTTCACGCAGGTCGAGACGCAGGCGGCAGCACATGCTGCGCACGTCGCTGGGCTCCATGTCGGAGTTGATGTAGTTGCTGAAGTAGGGGGTGCCGTACTTGGCGGTCATCTCAAACAGCAGCCGGTTGTTTTCGGTTTCGGACCAGTCGAAGTCCCGGGTAATGGAATAGGTGGGAATCGGATACTGGAAGCCGCGGCCGTTGGCGTCGCCTTCAATCATGATTTCGATGAAGGCCTTGTTGACCATATCCATTTCCTTCTGGCACTCGCCATAGGTGAAGTCCATTTCCTTGCCGCCGATGATGGCCGGCAGGTTTTCCAGGTCCTTCGGGCAGGTCCAGTCAAGGGTAATGTTGGAGAAGGGTGCCTGGGTACCCCAGCGGCTTGGGGTGTTCACACCGTAGATGAAGCTCTGGATGCACTGCTTGACTTCCTTCTGGGACAGGTTGTCAATCCGGACGAAGGGAGCCAGGTAGGTATCAAAGCTGGAGAAAGCTTGAGCGCCGGCCCACTCGTTCTGCATGATGCCCAGGAAGTTCACCATCTGGTTGCACAGGGTGGACAGATGGCTGGCCGGAGAGCTGGTGATCTTGCCTGGAACGCCGCCGAGGCCTTCCTGGATCAGCTGCTTCAGGCTCCAGCCGGCGCAGTAGCCGGTCAGCATGCTCAGGTCGTGGATATGAATCGCGGCGCTGCGGTGGGCTTCAGCGATCTCATTGTCATAGATCTCGCTCAGCCAGTAGTTGGCCGTGATGGCACCGGAGTTGGACAGAATCAGGCCGCCGACAGAATAGGTGACGGTGGAGTTTTCCTTCACGCGCCAGTCGTTGATGCGGAGATAGTTGTCCACCAGGTCCTTATAGTTCAGAAGGGCGGAGTTGACGTTACGGACTTTCTCCCGCTGTTTGCGGTACAGAATGTAGGCCTTGGCCACGTCGGCATAACCCGCTTCGGACAGCACCTTTTCGACGCAGTCCTGGATGGTTTCCACCGCGATTTTATCGTCGTGGATCAGCGGTTCATACTCCGCGGTAACCCGCAGGGCCAGCATGTCGATCACGCTGGGATGATACTGTTTTCCCAGAGCTTCGAACGCTTTGGT is a genomic window containing:
- a CDS encoding FAD-dependent oxidoreductase is translated as MTDIIVIGGGPAGMTAALYAQRNGKNALVLEKHGFGGQITYSPKVENWPGTAQMSGNEYAEALLDQIMNQGAEVDLAEVVRIEDHGDYKRVFTDDGLERDAKAVIVAAGVKHRMLGLPGENELVGEGISFCAVCDGDFYTGKTVCVAGGGNSALQEAILLSGKCEKVIMLQDLPDFTGEKKLQEILFSRPNVEKYTGVKITGLNTEEGILRSVTVKPQDGGEERQVACDGLFVAIGLIPENDAFAHLADLNKWGYFDSDERCETKTPGVFVAGDCRSKTVRQLTTAAADGATAALAACKYIDSL
- a CDS encoding ribonucleoside triphosphate reductase, with product MYQVVKRDGKITDFEIGKISKAITKAFEALGKQYHPSVIDMLALRVTAEYEPLIHDDKIAVETIQDCVEKVLSEAGYADVAKAYILYRKQREKVRNVNSALLNYKDLVDNYLRINDWRVKENSTVTYSVGGLILSNSGAITANYWLSEIYDNEIAEAHRSAAIHIHDLSMLTGYCAGWSLKQLIQEGLGGVPGKITSSPASHLSTLCNQMVNFLGIMQNEWAGAQAFSSFDTYLAPFVRIDNLSQKEVKQCIQSFIYGVNTPSRWGTQAPFSNITLDWTCPKDLENLPAIIGGKEMDFTYGECQKEMDMVNKAFIEIMIEGDANGRGFQYPIPTYSITRDFDWSETENNRLLFEMTAKYGTPYFSNYINSDMEPSDVRSMCCRLRLDLRELRKKSGGFFGSGESTGSIGVVTINMPRLAYEAADEKEFYAKLDHLMDVAARSLKTKRTVITKLLDGGLYPYTKRYLGTFSNHFSTIGLVGMNEAALNANWLKKDLTHPEAQKFAQDVLNHMRERLSDYQEQYGDLYNLEATPAESTTYRFAKHDKEQYPDIITANMNGTPYYTNSSHLPVGYSEDIFSALDVQDELQTLYTSGTVFHAFLGEKLPDWKAAANLVRKIAENYKLPYYTMSPTYSVCKDHGYLSGEQYTCPHCGQKTEVYSRITGYYRPVQNWNDGKAQEFKDRKVYDIGHSRLTHTGPVMATAPAAEPVKEEPAAQPEKENKGCNCARAILFVSATCPNCKLAISMLEKAGFLFKKVLATDNPELTNQYGVKQAPTLVVLGQNPDEYTKYKGVSEIKGMLTAKQVG